A window of candidate division KSB1 bacterium contains these coding sequences:
- a CDS encoding PASTA domain-containing protein, which produces MKRAFKKPLLPMESTGAAIMTVLAALVGLYLLFTFLVMPIFTRHWQRVEVPDVTNLSGRAAEKILKKSGLKPVVSEIKYDERMPNGFVVFQNPAGHAVVKKNRRVYLTVSKGKRPIVMPKLVGLSERDARFLINQSQLVIGEVQRTFDSYYPAGVVTQQSIPPQTEVTVGDKVDLVISTGAVGGTVIMPNLIGMKFEEASKVLEQAGLSLGIVRYGDIAAAAPDMVVIQSPEPGTAVGAGQPVDLTLSIAGGVIEQNVDEAAPQVEATE; this is translated from the coding sequence ATGAAAAGAGCCTTTAAAAAACCCCTCTTACCCATGGAGAGCACAGGCGCAGCGATCATGACGGTTCTCGCCGCTCTCGTGGGGCTTTATTTACTGTTTACTTTTTTAGTGATGCCGATCTTTACCCGCCATTGGCAGAGAGTCGAAGTGCCGGATGTGACCAATCTAAGCGGCCGCGCTGCCGAAAAGATTTTGAAGAAAAGCGGCCTAAAACCCGTTGTTTCTGAAATCAAGTATGACGAACGCATGCCCAACGGATTTGTCGTGTTTCAAAATCCGGCCGGCCATGCGGTGGTCAAAAAGAATCGCCGCGTCTATCTGACCGTCTCCAAGGGTAAGAGACCGATCGTCATGCCAAAGCTGGTCGGTCTGTCGGAGCGCGATGCCCGCTTCTTAATTAACCAAAGTCAGCTCGTAATCGGCGAGGTTCAACGAACATTTGATTCATATTACCCGGCCGGCGTGGTGACGCAGCAGTCCATACCGCCGCAGACGGAAGTCACTGTGGGCGACAAAGTCGATTTGGTCATCAGCACCGGCGCCGTCGGCGGGACGGTCATTATGCCGAATCTGATTGGCATGAAGTTCGAGGAAGCGTCCAAGGTGCTCGAACAAGCCGGATTGTCACTGGGGATTGTGCGTTACGGCGATATAGCGGCAGCCGCGCCGGACATGGTGGTCATACAGTCCCCCGAGCCGGGCACAGCTGTCGGCGCCGGTCAGCCGGTCGATCTGACGCTGAGCATTGCGGGCGGCGTCATCGAACAGAACGTCGACGAGGCGGCTCCGCAGGTGGAGGCGACGGAATGA